A segment of the Patescibacteria group bacterium genome:
ATTGAATTTCTCAAAGTTTCTTTTGCCTTTAATATTTTTACTTCGTTCCCCCCAGAAGTCATCCAAAGAAAACCTCCATAAATAGTTAAGCACAAAAATATTATCCCAACAAAAGATAATACTATTCCGATTAAAGCTCCTATTATTTCTGGGATTGATTTTGGATCTGGAAATCCAGCGGCCTTCGCCGTAATTTCTAAAAGTTCCATCATTGTATCCATGTGTTCTTGACTATTTTTTAAATAATTTTATCGCTTCCAATGATAATGCTACCACGTTTTCAGGTAAATCTGTTAATTTTTTGAGCTCCTCTTCTGGAAACCATCTAATATCACCACTTTCTCCATCTTCTGGTAGCAGCTCTGATGTCTTTGAGTTAGCGTAATAGATAAAATCAATATGTTGGTGAAATTTATTAATATTTTCAAGTAAAATATGTCTTGGTTTAGGAAGATCCAGGACATCCCCCATCTCCAATGGTTCTTCACCATTTAACAGCTCAACATCCAGGCCAGACTCTTCTTTTGCTTCGCGCAAAGCAGCCATATGTGGCAATTCATCTCTATCTATATGTCCCCCAACTGGCAACCAAAAACCAAGCTTCTTATGCATGTGTAAAAGAGCTTTATTGTTATGAACGACTATTGTCGTAGCTGTAAAATGTCTAGTTACTTCCATTTATTTATTTCTCCAATCTCGAATTAATAATCTTCCTCTCCCCTGATCTTCAATTACTATTTTTTGTTTTTCTTTCCAGCCGTATTTTTGAATAATTTCTTTTGGAATATTCAAGGAATAACTATGGGTGGAGGCTCTTGTTAGCTTTCTAATAAATTGTAACATATTCTTGACGTACGTACGAACGTACTTACGTGCGTACGTACGATTAATTATTTTTTAGCTTCACTAATTTTATTATCCTTCTTCTCTGGTTTTATTGATGACTTACCAAAACTTGAAGAAAAGCCCATTAAAACGGCAATAATCGCCTTATAAACACTAAGAAATACTCTTTTGAGAAAATTCTTTTTATTTAAAATAGAATAAAGTTTTTTGAAAGAATCTTTATTACTCTCATATTTCAGCAAACTTAGAGCTTCTTTATATGAGCACCATTTTTGTTCAGAATGTTCATTAGAAATTACTGCCTCTGTATTATCATCAACCTCAACTGCAAAAACATATTCTTTTATACGTCCATATTCTTCTGTATCAAACTCAAAATAATATACTTTTCTCAAAAATTTAATATAGTCTTTTATTTTAGTCTCTTCAAAAAGTTCTCTCTTGGCTGCAACACTCAAATCCTCCCCCTCATTAACGCCCCCTGTAATAGCCTGCCAAAAACCACCTCGCTCAGGAACCCTTTTAAAAAGCAAAAATAGAGGTTCATTACGAACCATTTTATAAACAATTATTTGAACTTGAGCAACTCTTTTATTCATGCATTAATTATTTTCATGATTTTTCCTTATTTTAATTGCCAATTTTTCAAGCTCCCCTAAATCTGCTTGTTTACTATCATTTGATGAAATATAGCCTTTATATTCCTCAAAATAAGTTTCTACTTCGCTGTGATGTTGTCTCCATTCACCTTTTTTTATATAACCCGTTCCATGCATTGGGAATAGCTTTATGTGAGCGTGGTCAATTCCGGTTCCTTCCATTATTAAGCCAACACGACCGACATCTTCAAAATAATTTTCTAAAATTTTAGCTACTTTTTTAGCCACCAAGACAAACTCTGCTAATTCATTATCGGGCATACCGAGAACATCGCTAGAAAAATGCTTCTTTGGCATAATGGACGTAAAACCAAGAGTGTTTGGAAAAGGACTAAGCCAAGCCATGTACTTCTCATCTTCATAGATAGCTCCATTCCCCATCGGAGAAATATTGCCTTTTGCAATTTCACAAAGAATACAATCCCCTTTTTCTGTTTTTGATTTATAATCTGGCATAGATAAAAAACTTTATTTAAGTTAATACCCAATAATTAATCATTCACAAGAGGAAGACTAATACTAAAAACAGAACCTTTGTCTACTGTTGTGCTTTCAAGTCTTAGCTCCCCATTGTTTGCTTCCATTATTTTTGAAGAAATATACAAACTTAGACCGCCACCGTCTGGATGATAGAGAGATGCATCAGAACTTCTGTGAAATTTTTTAAATAGCCCAAGGCTTTTTTTATCTTTTATTCCAATCCCTGTGTCAGCAAACAAAACTTTCAAAAAAGGTTTTGTTTTTTTGTGAATCATTTTAAATGACACATTCACACCCCCCTTACTTGTATAATAAGTAGAATTTTCAAGTATATTTGCTATAACATGCTCAACAAATTTTTTATCTCCAATTACCAATTTATTATTTTCAAACTTTTCAACTTTGATTTTTAATTTTTTGTTCTTAAACACTTTCCAATTTTTTATTTTTTTGACCTCTTTTTCTACTATTTTTTTCAAATCTAGTTTCTCGAGATTCGTTTTTCTTCTCTTGCCTTCAAATTCGTAAGCATCCCAATATTCGAAGAGAAAATTTTCCATCTGAGTAATGCCTTCAGCAATTGTTTTCATACTCTCTTTCCTTGGCATAATCTTGTTTTGAAGAGAATCGAAACCTATTTTAATTATTGATAATGGAGTGTTCATCTGGTGATTTATTATCCGTAAAAATTCACTCTTCATTGCCAATAATTCCTCAAGGTTCTTCGATTTTTCTTCTGTTTTTTTATAAAGATAGGCATTAGAAAGAGATGTCGCTATTATAGATCCAGAAATATTTAATACATTTATATCATCATTGTTAAAATTATCTTTTGATTCTTTGTGTCCAATAGCCAGGATACCGATAAGCTTGTCTTTCAAAAGGAGTGGAACTAAAGCGCAGATATTAAGTTTTTTATAAATGTCTAGAATACTTTTACTATACTCTATTCCATCACGATACAATTCATCAAAAACAACAGTTTTTCCGTCCAAAATATACCGATGATGCAAGTTTTTATCTATAGCAATCTTTTTAATTTTCCCTTGTCGAATGTTTCTATTGTAACTAATCGTATAGGTCTCTTCTTCCTTGTCGTGGTCCAGAATAGCAATAGATTTTAGTTTTAGATTTGATGACAAGACCTTATAGATATGGTTATTTATTTCGTTTGTGTCTAGTGTTGAACTTAATCCCTTACTTAAGGATGAAACAAGTTGTCCTGGGTCATATAGAGAGGTGAAAAAATATTTATTAGCAATTTTATATGCATTATCTTTTAAGGGGATAAAGATTAATAACCCGACAACAAAGATAATTATATCAAAAATATTTAACGGAGAAGCAGCATTGTAAAATACTGAGCGAAGTACGGCCATTATAAGAACTGTTAATGACAAAGAGAGGATATAGACAGAAGATTCTCTAAGAACAAGTTTTATGTTTAAAAAACGGTGAGCAATAATTGAGTAGGCAACCATTAAAATCCAGACCGTAACTAGAATAAAACCAAAAGGAGGAATATAATAGCCATACCAATAAAATAAAGAGGGAGCAAGCCCTATTAAACCTAGAATTATTCCCAAAGTAATAAATCTAGCCTGAGCTCTTTTGTGCCCAGTTGACCTAAAATAAAACTTCAGCAAAAGATAAAGGGGGAAGAGCAGAGAAAGAAAATAATAAAAGACAAAGAAGAGAAAACCTAGACCAGGCGTAGGCCACAAACCTACCCCAGAAATTTGTTGTACACCAGTAATAAAAAAAGGAGATAATATTGCCAAAAGTAAAAGGGCAGATACTATGTATGATGCTATTAAAAAATTTCTATATTCTTTAATTCTGTCAACGAATAAAAGGGAAAAGTGAGTGAAAAATACAAACAAGAATGGAGTCGGCAAGTGAAGAATTTGAAAATATAGGATAATCTTATCATCAGGGATGGTTAGATAGGCCATAGACACAAGACTGTAAAGAGAAAGAAAAAACAAGTGATAAAAATAATATTTTCCTGATAATGAATATCTTCCCTTGAAATAAAACAAACCCGTAACAACGAGCATTGTTGCAGTGTTTAGACTGGCAGTTATAGCGAGAAATGTCTCCATATAAAATTCTACCACCCCGCGCCTAGTCGCTCAAGTGGATATTACTATTTCTTTTTAATATTATAACACATCTTCTTGTTTTTTTCATCAATTTTTAATATTTAAAAAAAGAGAGTATGTTCTACTCTCCTTTAAGACATCTCTTAAACACGCTGATGAGGCCGTAACTTCTTACTTTTAACTTCCCCCTTTACTCTGAGTGAACCACAAACCTTAAAAAAACTCCACAAAAAGAGGATGTGGGGCCAGGGGTCTTGAGATGTACTCTGAGTGGAATTGAGTTCCGATAAAATATTGCCTTTTGCTATTTCACAAAAATACATTTATTTTTTTTGTTTTAGCATCGTATTTTGCCATAAAAATTAAAATTATTTACTTTAAGATTTAGAGTGTTCTATGAAGTCATTCATTTTTTCCTTAAAGCTTTTTTGATAATTCGTCCAAGGCTTCTTTAAACTCTTTTATGTGGTGCTTATCACTTTTTGATTTTATCCTATAACAATTTGATTCCGCTCGGATAATTTGTTGGAAAATTATCCCATTTTTAAATAATCTCCTAGCCCTTTCTATTGTTAGATTTTGCAGTAAATCTTCTTCTTTCATTTTTTTAAAATAGTGTTTGAGATATTTGTCTTTTTCTGTCTTCTTCAAATGTACCAACAGATAGGCTAAATCATACCAGGGCTGAGCCTTCGACATTCCCAACCAATCAATAGTAAATATTTTTTTATTAGCCCCGAAAATAATATTGTTTGGCTTATAGTCACCGTGACCCAAGAAATAATTATCACCGCTAATTTTTAAGCTTTGGGTAATATTTGAAATATTAACATTTTTTAGAAAATTATCCCACTTCGGATTTGAACTACCAACAATTTCTTTATAGCTTGGTATTCCAATTTTCTTTATTAGAACTATAGCCTCATTTAGTCTTCTCTCTAGTGGTTTTTCTTCAAATACTCTTGACACCTTACGTTTATCTTTTAAGTTGTTTTTTGAAGAATGGATAAGGACAAGATTTTCTACAGCCATTAAGTAGTGTTTGTGCAAATACTTGGATGATAGTTTATCAACTAAGTTTTGAAAAAGAAGTCCATCAACATATTCTTGGATATAATGCTTCTTATACCTGCCGACATATTTTGGTTTATCAAAAACATCAATTAATTCTATATTAAAAAGATTTTTTGTTTCTTGATTTGTGTGTTTTTGGCTCTCATATGATTTAAGTAAATATTTTTCTTTACTGTTTTTTATAGTAAAAACCTTGGTTGAACTGCTCCCTGGGTGTTTTAATTCATATATTTTTTCAATTTGAATCTTTTTATGGAGAATTTTCTGTATTATTTCTTTGTTGCTTTCCATAATATTTAATCACCTAAATACTTAAATCTCGAAACTTTTTTACCATCATCATCAACTTTCTCCATAAACATTTTTTTTGGTCTAACAAATAAAGCATTATCTCCAAGTTCAGGGATATTATACAGAGCTCGATATACAACAAGCTCTTCTAAGGTTTCACTATGGTGAGCAACACCAATCACCTCATAAAATTTCCCTTTGTAATGTTTGTACTTTCCAAGTTCCATAAAATATATTTTTTCTAAGACTTCATAACGCCGATAATTTCTTTACTCATCTTGTATAACCCCATCTTTTAACCATATCACTCTATCGACATATTTTTTATCGTCAGGTTCATGAGTTACCATTATAATGGTTTGACCGATTTTTTTATTAAGTTCTCTAAATAATTTCAAGATTGCCATTGACGATTCGGTGTCTAGATTTGCTGTCGGTTCGTCGGCAAACAAAATTATCGGATCGTTTATTAATGCTCTGGCAATTGCTACTCTTTGTTGCTCCCCTCCTGACATTTCTTTAGGCAGGTGGTGTAGTCTATCACCAAGACCAACTTTATCTAGCATTTCAGAGGCTTTTTTTATATAATCCTTTTTAGCCACATTGGAAAGCATTAAGGGCAGGTAAACTGATTCGAGTGCTGTTAATTCTGGAAGTAGAGCGTAGGATTGAAAAACATAACCCAGCTTTTCAAGACGGAAATCAGATTTTTGTTTTTCAGTAAATGACATAAGATTGATTCCGTCCATAATAACCTCTCCAGAACTTGGAATATCGAGTAAGCCAAGCTGATGCAAGAGTGTTGATTTCCCAGAACCACTACGACCCATAAGCGCTACGAATTCACCCTTTTTAACACCAAAATTGATATTCTTAAGCGCATGCGTAGGAACTTTACCTTCGTATGTTTTTTTTAAATTTTTTACTTCAATAATCATATTTTAATGTTGAGTCCTACCCCCAAATTGATTTTAATATATCTTCTTTTGCACCACGATAAGCTGGGAAAAATCCACCTATTAACGCTGCAACTATTAAACTAATATTACTTATCCTAACAATATCAAATGTCACTTTCAATGACACCCAACCAACTGGAAAATCCAGCGGGTTTGATATAAAATACGGCCTCACAACAAACAAAATTAACGATGCACCAAAAATAACACCAATTACACCGTAAAATAAAGCCTGCATTACAAAATAGAGAACAATCGTGCTTTCTTTCATCCCAATTGCCTTCAATATTCCAATTTGTTTTCTTTTATTTACTACGCTGACAAATATAATAATAAATATCGTAACTCCAGCAACTATTGTTCCAATCACTCCAAGAATAATACTAATCATTGTAAAACTTTTGCTAGCACTGGAAGTAAAGCCCATTAAATCACTCCATTTTTTTATATCTTCGCTTTGTAAACCCAACTTTCTTATTTCCCCTATATAAATATCCTCATTACCAATGTCCTCAATTTTCACTATTATTTCTGAGGCCTGATTATGAACTTTTAGAACAGATTCCATTTCTTTTTCTGTCAAAAAAACTGTTTGATCGACTTGAGTACTTTTTGTACTAAAAATACCACCTACTTTGTAAGTTCTTTTAATCCCATTACTAAAGCTAACATCTATTTTATCACCAACCGTAACACCAAGACTTAAATGCTCTAAACTTCCACCGTAGCCTCCTGCAACTTCTTTCCCTATCATTATTACATCTCTATCTGTTTCTTTTAGAAAAGAACCGTCAATCATTGATTCATGAATTTTCGTAACACTTTTTTCATCTTCTGTATTTATAGACTTCAAAAGCCACCGACCACTTTTTATATCTTTGCCATCATTTTTTTCATCATATTTTATAATGGTGCTGTCGAGATAATGTTTCGAACTTCCAATAACCCCAGGAATAGTAGTAATTAATTCCATAGCACTGCTGTTGTTAATATATCTTTCATCGATTGCTGGCTCTATTACAATATTTCCGTATTGATTATCGATTGATTGTGTATTTATAGCCTCAACAATTCCTCCAAAAACAGAAGAAATAAAAACAAGATTAACATATGCCAATGTCATAATAAGAATAGTCATGGCCAATGTCCCCTTGTTCCCTCTTTTTATTGAAGTATATGCTAAAAAAAATGCTGTTTTTATATTCATTTGGAATTTAATTTAAAATCTAATAAGTTTTTATACTATTTTTTATAATTATACCAGTTAATACTAACCACCACCACATTAGAGAAAGACAGAGAATATTTTGTTAATTGAGTAGTTCTATTATCAGCGACTTTAGTTTTAGGAATTTTATAGCACTAAGAAAAATAACCAGAACTAGCAAAAAAAGAGATTGCTATCTGGGAAGTAGAATCAATAAAATTATATTTCATTTCTCATTTTCTTAATTCCTGCCCGTAAAAGAAAAGATAGAGCTACAACCAAAGCGATAGCAATTATAATTAAGGGAATAATCATCAAAAATGACCCACCAGAGCTTATTCCAATAAAAGAAAATAAAGCAGCATAGGCGATTATCAGCACCATGAGAATTATAGACAAAGAAATCATTATAATTCCTAATATTTTTGATTTTTGCATTAATCTAATTTATTTAATTACCTGATCATGTTATTTAGTGACGGCTTGCAATATAACACCGGGTACAACCCGGAGCCAGCAAATTATGGATACTAGATTGATCTTGGTTTAGCTATGAGCCAACAAGGAATTGTGGTTACAACCTAGAGACTAACCTTAAGTAAGCTTCCGTTATCAAAATCCCCAAAGACACTAGCATGCATTCCATATAGAAAGTCATCGACTTGCTGGCTCCATACTGTGTGTGGAGTCTTTTTGCTGAGCGTGTTAGTAGTCATCGAGATTAATTATATTATTATCGTCCAATATCCTATTCCTTGCCGATGAATAAAACCAATTTTCTGGTAAGGCGACGAATTCTTTTCTTGTTGGATTTTTGTAAATGTAATTTATCTTCTCAAGCAAAAACTTTTCACTCAAAACTGGTTCGGGATAATTTTCTCTTTGCCATAACTGATTTTCATAGCCCTTTTTTCTTGAAAAACTATTCTTTACTAAATTTAAAATATATCTTCGATTATCTTTTTCTAATAGTTTGAAGATTTCTTTAGTTGTGTGTTTTTTAAAGTCACTGATTACCTGAGATAAAATATTTCCGTCTTTTGCTTTCACTATCAGGTGAATATGGTTGGTCATAATTACATATTCAAATATTTTTAAACCCTTATTATTCTGACAGTATTTTAAACTTTCAATTATCACCTTGAAATATTCTGGCTTCGTAAATATGTCTATCCATTCAATTACAGTGATAGTAATAAAGTGCGGTATATTTTCATTTTCTTCGTTAATCCTTAGTGTTGGCATATAGTTATATTGTCACGGTTTGCATTTTGGCTCCATACAGAGTATGGAGCCGTCTGGTTTTACCATTTGAGGCTGGTCTTTTGTAGATCGGTAATTTTTTGATAAACACTAAATTTTTAATACCAGCTTCTTCATAGATCTCTCTTTTGGAAGTATCATAAAAACTTTCATCATTTTCAACTCCACCTTTAGGAAAGTCCCATGTACCCATATCTGCCATATATATTATTGCTATTTGGTTTTTATCATTTATTACAATTCCACCTCCACAGTTTATTATTTTGTAGTCTTTAATATCCATAGAAATATATAAAATTTAAAATATTCATTCGAAATTTATTGAAATCACTTTTATTTTCTGGATTCCCAGTCAAGCTGAGAATGACAAGGGGCCTACTTTTTACTTTTTACTTTCATCTTTTCACTAAGCGAAGCGCACACCTTCACAAACTCCACAAAAAGAGGGTGTGGGTCCAGTGGTCTTGAAATGTATTCTGGGTGGAATTGGGTTCCCATAAAGAATGGGTGGTCGGTTATTTCTACTGCTTCCACTATTTTTCCATCGGGACTTGTTCCTGTTACTTTGAGTCCTGCTGTTTCTAGTTGTTCTCTGTAGGCGTTGTTATATTCATATCTATGTCTATGTCTCTCTGAAACAGTCATTGTTTTGCCAAATTTCTTAGCATAAGCTTTTGCCATATGAGTTCCTGGAGTAATCTTACATGGCCAACCACCAAGACGGATAGTTCCACCGTATTGTTTCTTAGCGAGTAGTTCTTTTTGTTCTGGCATAATATGAATAACTGGGTGTGGTGTTTTTGAATTTGCTTCTTCGGAATTTGCATCTTTTAATTTCAAAACATTCCTAGCATATTCAATAATACACATTTGCATTCCATAACAAAGTCCAAAGTATGGAACTTTATTTTCTCGACAGTATTTAATTGTTCTTATTTTCCCTTCTGAACCACGACTTCCCCATCCTTGAGGAACAACAATTCCGTCTAAGCCCTTCAAGACTCTTATCCCATTTTTTTCTATTTCATCAGTTCCAATCCAAACTAGTTTAACTTTGGTTTTATTAGCAATACCTGCGTGTTTTAGAGCCTCAATAACTGAAATATATGAATCAGAAAAGGTAAAATCGCCTGTAGCGAAGTATTTACCAACAATTCCTACTTTTACCTCCTTGGTCGCATTCTTTGAGATATTGACCATTTTGGTCCATTCTTTCAAGTCATTTTTTCTGGTTTTTAGTTTGAATTTTTCAAGAATTCTATTTCCTAAACCATCTTTTTCAAAATTGATTGGAACATCATAGATAGAGTCAATATCAGGAGCTGAAATAACATCCCCTGAATGGATGTTACAGTTGATTGCAATTTTCTTTCTTCTGGGATCATCGACTGGTCTCTCTGAACGAGCAATAATAAAATCTGGCTGAATTCCTGCTGAATTTAGCGTCCGAATAGCATGTTGAGTCGGTTTTGTTTTCATCTCCCCCATTAAATGTGGAATTGGAAGATATGAAACCATAACAAATTGTACATCATCAGGATTATACAGCTTCATCATACGAGCCGCTTCTAAGAAAAGCATATTTTGATATTCACCAACAGTCCCGCCAATTTCAATAATCATAATTTCTGCACCAGATTTCTCAACTGCAGCATAAATTCTATCTCTGATTTCCATCGGAATATGTGGAACAACTTCGACACATTTTCCTTTATATTCTAAGTTTCTTTCTTTTTGGATGACGGTCTGATAAACACGACCAGTGGTCATGTAGTTTTCTTTATAAATATTTGTATTCAAAAAACGCTCGTAATTTCCAACATCCTGATCTGTTTCATCACCATCTTCAGTTACAAAAACTTCGCCATGTTCAACTGGATTCATTGTCCCAGCGTCTACGTTTATATAGGGGTCAATTTTTATCGCTGACACCCTGAAACCTTTTGATTTTAAAATAGTTCCGATTGAAGCTGTCGTTACACCTTTACCAACGCCAGACATCACACCACCAACAACAAAGATAAACTTTGTGTCATTCTTTTTCTCACTTAGTTTTGCAGTCATATTTTAATAAAAAAATAGCAAGATTTCTCACTATTTATTAATTAATATTTTAATTTTTGGTTTAGTATTTCCTAATCTTAATTCTACTACGTACTCACCTATTTTTTTTATGGGGGAAGGCAAATTAACATCTTTTTCTAAAATGTCATATCCTCCTTTTTTAACTTTTTCTGCTATAAATTTGGAATTCAGTTTTGTATACAAAGTTCCTGTTTCGTCAGCTTTTAGATTGAATTTGAATGATTTTCCATTTATCTTGGAGGCTATCTTATCCTTGCTCTTCATCGCTGTTTTCTTCTTTTTTTCCTCTCTTTTCTTGTCATCTTGTATATTTTTAACCTTCCTATCGCTGACAATCTCTGCTAACTTTTGTGACAATAAAAAATTATTAGCATATCCTTCCTTAACGTCCTTTACATCCCCTCTAACACCTAGGCCTGGGACACTTTTTATAAGTATGACTTTCATATTATTCTTCTATTATTTCTTCAGTACTTGTTGCAAATATATCTTGAAACTTTTCATAATCAAACAATATTTCTACTGCTTTTTCAACTTGAGGGTCAGTATTGTTATTATAGTCTTCCAATGTTAGGTCAACCTGAATATCGGGAGCAATCCCCTCATCATTTATGCTTCTGCCTTTTGGTGTTAGCCATTTGGCTACAGTAATTTTTAATGAAGAACCATCACTGAGGGTCTCAAGTGTTTGAACTGAACCTTTACCAAATGTTTGCATACCAACAAGCTTTGCTTCATTTGTATCTTGCAGGGCACCTGCAACGATCTCAGAGGCTGAGGCTGATCCTTGATTGACTAAAACAACAGTATTATAATCCTTTAGCCTGGCGCGACCTCTAGCCAGGTAAGGATTTACTCTGTCTTCACTAAACTTTTCAATAACCACTGTTCCATCCTCTACCCATTCACTTGACATCTCTATCGCTGTATCGAGAAAACCTCCTGGATTATTTCTTAGATCAATAATAATACCAAGTGGTTCAGCTTTAATAATATCAGCGATAGCTATATCAAATTTTTGTTTAGTATCTTCATTGAAATTCGTAACTTTAATAACAAATATATTGTCATCTCGCAAAGTGGTTCTTACGCTAGAAACTAAAATCTTTCCTCTAATTATTTCTATTTCTTTTGGGACTTCGAAATCTTCACGGTATATAGTGAGCGTTACCGGAGTGTCTTTCTCTCCTCTAATTTTATTAACAGCTTCGTCAATACTAATTCCCATTGTCGTTTCTCCATTAATCGCAAAGACCTGATCACCTGCCAAAAGTCCTGATTTTTCTGCAGGCATATCTGGTAAAGGAGCAACGATTGTTAAAATATCATTTTTTATACCAATTTCAGCGCCTATCCCCTCAAAAGTTCCAGCCAAATCATCCTGAAAACTTTTAGATATAACTGGGTCCATAAAAACCGTATAAGGATCACCAACAGCTGAAGTAAGACCTTTCAGAGCACCATAAAAAAGCTTTTTCTCATTTATTTCACCTTGATCGACATATTTCTTCTCCAACTGGTCCCAGACTTCCCAAAATAAATCAAAATCAACATCCTGAGTGAGCAAGCCATCATCTGTTTTATTGTATTTTCCCAGAACTTGTCCAACAAAAACAGTCTTTTCCTTGGCTATTTCTTCAATTGTGGTGTTTTTGCTAATCGAATAAATTCCTGCAAAAAAAGAACCACTCATTAATAAAAGCACCAAAACAAAGAAGAAAGATTTCTTTAAGAAACCTTTTTTTATATCAATTCCCATATCTTCAGTTTTATTTAATTTATCATTTTCCATTTCATTCATTTTAACACATTAAAAAAAGATAGACAAATATAAAAATTGCATCAATTGTCTTAATTTCCCTTCAAGACAAAACCATTTATTATATTTGCAATTTTACCAAATATTAGTTAAAATTCAATTAAACTAAACATTTATACTATAATTTATATGGAAAAATTCATTATTCAAGGTGGCAAAAAAATATCAGGCGAAATAGACGTGAAAGGGGCAAAAAATGCAGCGCTTAAAATTGTCCCTGCCTCAATTCTTTCTGAAGAAAAAATTACAATAACAAATCTACCTGAAATTGAGGATATCAAAAGGTCGATTGAAATGATGGAACACCTAGGAGCAGAAATCACTCTTTCCAAAAGTTCGTGTGAAATCCAACTTAAGGATATCAAAACAATTGAACTAAGTTCAGAGCTAGCAAACAAATTCCGAGCATCAATAATGTTTGTCGCACCCATCCTTGCTCGTTTCGGTGAAGTTAAGTTTCCCCATCCTGGAGGTTGTGTTATTGGAGCAGGCTCTAGACCTATTGATTTATTTTTAGAAGGTTTTTTAGCGCTTGGAGCTAAAATAGAACATAAGGATGGCTTCTATCATATCAAAGCATCAAAACTTAAAGCTTGTGATTACTTTTTTACTACTGTTAGTGTTACTGGAACTGAAAGTATAATGATGGCTGCTACTCTGGCAGATGGGGTTAGTGTAATAAAAAACTGTGCTATGGAGCCTGAGATTACAGCCTTGGCTGAATATCTAAACACACAAGGAGCTAAAATAAGTGGTGCTGGAACCCCCATCATGTCTATTGAGGGGGTAGATAAACTATCAGCGGGAACTTTTGAGGTTATTCCTGATAGGATTGAAACTGGAACTTTTGCTATTTTGGCTGCCCTCACGAAAGCTGAATTAACTATCAAAAAATGCAATCCAAACCATATTGAAATTCTTTTAAATATATTTAATAAAATCGGTATTAGGTTTGAT
Coding sequences within it:
- a CDS encoding FtsX-like permease family protein; the protein is MNIKTAFFLAYTSIKRGNKGTLAMTILIMTLAYVNLVFISSVFGGIVEAINTQSIDNQYGNIVIEPAIDERYINNSSAMELITTIPGVIGSSKHYLDSTIIKYDEKNDGKDIKSGRWLLKSINTEDEKSVTKIHESMIDGSFLKETDRDVIMIGKEVAGGYGGSLEHLSLGVTVGDKIDVSFSNGIKRTYKVGGIFSTKSTQVDQTVFLTEKEMESVLKVHNQASEIIVKIEDIGNEDIYIGEIRKLGLQSEDIKKWSDLMGFTSSASKSFTMISIILGVIGTIVAGVTIFIIIFVSVVNKRKQIGILKAIGMKESTIVLYFVMQALFYGVIGVIFGASLILFVVRPYFISNPLDFPVGWVSLKVTFDIVRISNISLIVAALIGGFFPAYRGAKEDILKSIWG
- a CDS encoding transposase, coding for MPTLRINEENENIPHFITITVIEWIDIFTKPEYFKVIIESLKYCQNNKGLKIFEYVIMTNHIHLIVKAKDGNILSQVISDFKKHTTKEIFKLLEKDNRRYILNLVKNSFSRKKGYENQLWQRENYPEPVLSEKFLLEKINYIYKNPTRKEFVALPENWFYSSARNRILDDNNIINLDDY
- a CDS encoding NUDIX hydrolase, encoding MDIKDYKIINCGGGIVINDKNQIAIIYMADMGTWDFPKGGVENDESFYDTSKREIYEEAGIKNLVFIKKLPIYKRPASNGKTRRLHTLYGAKMQTVTI
- a CDS encoding CTP synthase, whose translation is MTAKLSEKKNDTKFIFVVGGVMSGVGKGVTTASIGTILKSKGFRVSAIKIDPYINVDAGTMNPVEHGEVFVTEDGDETDQDVGNYERFLNTNIYKENYMTTGRVYQTVIQKERNLEYKGKCVEVVPHIPMEIRDRIYAAVEKSGAEIMIIEIGGTVGEYQNMLFLEAARMMKLYNPDDVQFVMVSYLPIPHLMGEMKTKPTQHAIRTLNSAGIQPDFIIARSERPVDDPRRKKIAINCNIHSGDVISAPDIDSIYDVPINFEKDGLGNRILEKFKLKTRKNDLKEWTKMVNISKNATKEVKVGIVGKYFATGDFTFSDSYISVIEALKHAGIANKTKVKLVWIGTDEIEKNGIRVLKGLDGIVVPQGWGSRGSEGKIRTIKYCRENKVPYFGLCYGMQMCIIEYARNVLKLKDANSEEANSKTPHPVIHIMPEQKELLAKKQYGGTIRLGGWPCKITPGTHMAKAYAKKFGKTMTVSERHRHRYEYNNAYREQLETAGLKVTGTSPDGKIVEAVEITDHPFFMGTQFHPEYISRPLDPHPLFVEFVKVCASLSEKMKVKSKK
- the rplI gene encoding 50S ribosomal protein L9, whose protein sequence is MKVILIKSVPGLGVRGDVKDVKEGYANNFLLSQKLAEIVSDRKVKNIQDDKKREEKKKKTAMKSKDKIASKINGKSFKFNLKADETGTLYTKLNSKFIAEKVKKGGYDILEKDVNLPSPIKKIGEYVVELRLGNTKPKIKILINK
- a CDS encoding S41 family peptidase, coding for MNEMENDKLNKTEDMGIDIKKGFLKKSFFFVLVLLLMSGSFFAGIYSISKNTTIEEIAKEKTVFVGQVLGKYNKTDDGLLTQDVDFDLFWEVWDQLEKKYVDQGEINEKKLFYGALKGLTSAVGDPYTVFMDPVISKSFQDDLAGTFEGIGAEIGIKNDILTIVAPLPDMPAEKSGLLAGDQVFAINGETTMGISIDEAVNKIRGEKDTPVTLTIYREDFEVPKEIEIIRGKILVSSVRTTLRDDNIFVIKVTNFNEDTKQKFDIAIADIIKAEPLGIIIDLRNNPGGFLDTAIEMSSEWVEDGTVVIEKFSEDRVNPYLARGRARLKDYNTVVLVNQGSASASEIVAGALQDTNEAKLVGMQTFGKGSVQTLETLSDGSSLKITVAKWLTPKGRSINDEGIAPDIQVDLTLEDYNNNTDPQVEKAVEILFDYEKFQDIFATSTEEIIEE